A single genomic interval of Pyrus communis chromosome 7, drPyrComm1.1, whole genome shotgun sequence harbors:
- the LOC137739779 gene encoding protein FAR-RED ELONGATED HYPOCOTYL 3-like isoform X1: MMFSDSNQLKLNNLTMDIDLRLPSGEHGKEDEEPHEIDNLLEHEEKAHNGDIASENIEDIRDEVRVEDGGDLNSPTPDMVVFKEDTNLEPLFGMEFESHGEAYSFYQEYARSMGFNTAIQNSRRSKTSREFIDAKFACSRYGTKREYDKSYNRPRARQNKQDPENPTGRRSCSKTDCKASMHVKRRPDGKWVIHNFVKEHNHELLPAQAVSEQTRKMYAAMARQFAEYKNVVGLKSDPKNPFDKGRNLALEAGDLKILLEFFMQMQSMNSNFFYAVDLGEDQRLKSLFWVDAKSRHDYIHFSDIVSFDTTYVRNKYKMPLALFVGVNQHYQFVLLGCALVSDESTSTFSWLMQTWLKAMGGQAPKVIITDHDKLIKSVVVEVFPNAYHCFCLWHILGKVSENLGHVIKQHQNFMAEFEKCIHRSSTNEEFEKRWWEILENFDLKEDEWTQLLYEDRKQWVPTYMRDVCLAGMSAGQRSDSVNSFFDKYVHKKTTVQEFLKQYEAILQDRYDEEAKADYDTWNKPPTLRSPSPLEKSVSGLYTHAVFKKIQGEVLGAVACHPKRERQDETGTIFKVQDFEKNEDFIVTWNEMKTEVSCACCLFEYKGYLCRHALIVLQICGLSAIPSQYVLKRWTKDAKSRHLMGEDSDIVLSRVQKFNDLCQRAMKVIEEGTLSQESYSVACRALEEAFGNCVSVNNSSKSLLEAGTSVTHGLLCIEDDNQNRSMSSKTNKKKNPTKKRKVNSEPEVMAVGAQDSLQPMEKLNSRAATLDGYYGAQPNVQGMVQLNLMAPTRDNYYGNQQTIQGLGQLNSIAPSHDGYYSAQQSMHGLGQMDFFRTPTGYVYGIRDDPNVRTAPLHEDASRHA, from the exons ATG ATGTTCTCCGATAGCAACCAGTTAAAACTAAATAACCTCACCATGGACATAGATCTACGGCTACCTTCTGGTGAACATggcaaagaagatgaagagccACATGAAATTGATAACTTATTGGAACATGAAGAAAAAGCACATAATGGAGATATAGCAAGTGAAAACATTGAGGATATTAGAGATGAAGTACGCGTTGAAGATGGTGGGGATTTGAATTCTCCTACACCAGATATGGTAGTGTTTAAAGAGGATACAAATCTTGAGCCGCTTTTTGGTATGGAATTTGAATCACATGGTGAAGCATACTCCTTTTATCAGGAGTATGCTCGGTCTATGGGATTCAACACTGCAATCCAAAATAGCCGCCGTTCAAAGACATCGAGAGAATTTATTGATGCAAAATTTGCTTGTTCTAGATATGGAACCAAGCGCGAGTATGACAAGTCGTATAATAGACCACGTGCCAGACAGAACAAGCAAGATCCAGAAAATCCGACTGGTCGGCGATCATGTTCAAAGACAGACTGCAAAGCTTCGATGCATGTGAAGAGAAGACCAGATGGTAAATGGGTTATACATAATTTTGTGAAGGAGCATAACCATGAGCTTTTACCAGCCCAAGCAGTCAGTGAACAGACAAGAAAAATGTACGCTGCAATGGCCAGACAATTTGCTGAATACAAAAATGTGGTTGGTCTAAAAAGTGATCCCAAAAATCCTTTCGATAAAGGTAGGAATTTGGCATTAGAGGCAGGAGATTTGAAGATTTTGCTTGAGTTTTTCATGCAGATGCAGAGTATGAATTCCAACTTCTTCTATGCTGTAGATCTGGGGGAAGACCAACGGCTGAAAAGTTTGTTTTGGGTTGATGCCAAAAGTAGGCATGACTACATCCATTTCAGTGATATAGTGTCTTTTGATACTACCTACGTTAGGAACAAATATAAGATGCCTCTTGCTTTATTTGTTGGAGTGAATCAACACTATCAGTTTGTGCTGCTAGGATGTGCTTTGGTATCAGATGAAAGTACATCAACTTTTTCTTGGCTAATGCAGACGTGGTTGAAAGCTATGGGTGGACAAGCTCCAAAAGTAATAATCACTGACCATGACAAGTTGATAAAATCAGTTGTTGTGGAGGTCTTTCCAAATGCTTatcattgtttttgtttgtggcATATCTTGGGGAAGGTTTCTGAAAATCTTGGCCATGTGATTAAACAGCATCAAAATTTTATGGCGGAATTTGAAAAGTGTATCCACAGATCATCTACAAATGAAGAGTTTGAAAAAAGATGGTGGGAAATTCTTGAGAATTTTGATCTGAAAGAGGATGAATGGACTCAGTTGTTGTATGAAGATCGAAAACAGTGGGTACCAACATACATGAGGGATGTTTGTTTGGCTGGGATGTCTGCAGGTCAGCGATCTGATAGTGTGAACTCCTTTTTTGACAAGTATGTGCATAAGAAGACCACTGTTCAAGAGTTCCTGAAACAGTATGAAGCAATCCTACAGGATAGGTATGATGAAGAAGCCAAAGCAGATTATGATACATGGAACAAACCGCCTACTTTGAGATCTCCTTCACCTTTGGAGAAGAGCGTCTCAGGGCTGTACACACATGCAGTATTCAAGAAAATTCAAGGTGAGGTTTTAGGTGCAGTTGCTTGTCACCCTAAACGGGAAAGACAAGATGAGACGGGTACCATTTTCAAAGTGCAAGATTTTGAAAAGAATGAAGATTTCATCGTAACATGGAATGAAATGAAGACAGAGGTTTCTTGTGCATGCTGCTTATTTGAATATAAAGGTTATCTTTGTAGACATGCATtgattgttcttcaaatatgtGGCCTTTCTGCAATCCCATCTCAATATGTATTAAAACGTTGGACAAAAGATGCAAAGAGCCGGCATTTGATGGGAGAAGATTCCGACATTGTACTATCCAGGGTGCAAAAGTTTAATGATTTATGTCAACGGGCAATGAAAGTGATCGAGGAAGGAACTCTATCTCAGGAGAGCTACAGTGTTGCATGCCGTGCACTAGAAGAAGCTTTTGGAAATTGTGTGAGTGTAAATAATTCTAGTAAGAGTCTGTTAGAAGCTGGCACATCAGTCACTCATGGCCTGCTTTGCATTGAAGACGATAACCAAAATAGAAGTATGAGcagcaaaacaaacaagaaaaagaatccAACGAAGAAAAGAAAG GTGAACTCTGAGCCGGAGGTTATGGCTGTTGGGGCACAAGACAGCTTGCAACCAATG GAGAAATTGAACTCAAGAGCAGCAACACTTGATGGCTATTATGGTGCCCAACCGAATGTGCAAGGAATG GTACAATTGAATCTAATGGCACCTACACGGGATAACTACTATGGGAATCAACAGACCATTCAGGGGCTT GGACAACTGAACTCTATAGCTCCAAGCCATGATGGTTATTACAGTGCGCAGCAAAGCATGCATGGGCTG GGACAGATGGATTTTTTCAGAACACCAACTGGTTACGTTTATGGAATTCGG GATGACCCCAACGTAAGAACCGCTCCATTGCATGAAGATGCATCCAGACATGCTTAA
- the LOC137739017 gene encoding uncharacterized protein has translation MATAPAENPDTTMTQIEEEEAPQQESPHSEPPHSQSTTLTLDPPQDQDIQQNPPLQSQPSPKGKCDEFPARSPRGTTTTTTITFYRRGTKQKKLGSKRKAAASGNSKAQQKLQTQREILNPIPFVPAKNLDFEKHEKLLKRLNLWDFVHVEFDRNLRVDLLAELISSFNPTQRGSYVNGSKVKVNRADLARALKLPSKPVKKGGAVPVADGAEEPPAEAASEESIAFIEELVSNWVLLHEDTWMMPSEVLNWTKAIKEGHFVMVDWAGLIWFMVEKELAQAPKLGDCYYASHLQCLIKSQHARFLTVKEQETPQFDVNAVDVDAVDIDAVDVDAKMEEEEEEEDCSRDVKMGGEDDLHGHGGLEEHNIELCLGQDNVDTDDFRQEQDNNVDTDDFRQEQDNVDSMDVRQEQGILDRADIRQDNVDRTDVGQENLEKSGVEKEQVGVEDVMDFEECKVEEPGQWFLGGQGSASEPVLQRCNLGGVNLGCGEEGKKDMEFFEGIDEEGNEEELEEEEEEEEEEEEQEEGGFHLSLKDRPLEGLASGSLIHPMEVAHNPLSLDMSMGDQFAGEFLSSRDDSRMQPGSSSFFGSGGLERELVHENDNSHHPLNGNKRLRMGGPWDGKVSGGDFDSCMEQMQHWMEKAKMVYTQKEQVCEQSMVDQRMLLDELQQREEVIGHLQRAKAEEQQKRKMEMYRLERELYVMGKLLDGYRKALKETQKAFAEYRARCPQSDEPLYRDVPGSGGLVLSTMELAKQRLKKEEEERMTRLLLERQIKDFEAGWVSKFEAHPKSVELLSNRLQDVELEVKLLIERIAKQRIPEIPESAPNGNE, from the coding sequence ATGGCCACTGCTCCCGCTGAAAATCCGGATACAACCATGACCCaaatcgaagaagaagaagccccTCAACAAGAAAGCCCTCATTCCGAACCACCACATTCCCAATCCACAACCCTAACCCTAGACCCCCCTCAAGACCAAGATATCCAACAAAACCCACCTCTCCAATCGCAGCCAAGCCCTAAAGGCAAATGCGATGAATTTCCCGCCCGATCTCCTCGTGGcacgaccaccaccaccaccattaccTTCTACCGCCGTGGAACGAAGCAAAAGAAGTTGGGTTCGAAGCGGAAAGCTGCCGCTTCGGGGAACAGCAAGGCCCAGCAGAAGCTTCAGACCCAGAGAGAGATCCTAAATCCAATACCCTTCGTGCCCGCCAAAAATCTCGACTTTGAGAAGCACGAGAAGCTCTTGAAGCGGCTCAACCTGTGGGACTTCGTCCACGTCGAGTTTGATCGGAATCTTCGGGTTGATCTTCTCGCTGAGTTAATTTCCAGTTTCAACCCCACCCAGCGGGGCAGCTACGTCAATGGGTCAAAGGTTAAGGTCAACCGGGCCGACTTGGCCCGGGCCTTGAAGCTTCCTTCAAAACCGGTGAAGAAGGGTGGTGCTGTGCCAGTAGCGGATGGTGCTGAGGAGCCTCCTGCAGAGGCTGCTTCGGAGGAGTCCATAGCTTTTATCGAAGAATTGGTATCGAATTGGGTGCTTTTGCACGAGGATACGTGGATGATGCCAAGCGAGGTGTTGAATTGGACTAAGGCAATCAAAGAGGGGCATTTTGTGATGGTGGATTGGGCTGGTTTGATTTGGTTCATGGTGGAGAAGGAGTTGGCTCAGGCCCCTAAATTGGGGGATTGTTACTATGCGTCGCATTTGCAGTGTTTGATAAAATCACAGCACGCGAGGTTCCTTACGGTGAAGGAACAAGAGACTCCTCAGTTTGATGTTAATGCTGTTGATGTTGATGCGGTTGATATTGATGCGGTTGATGTCGATGCAAAaatggaagaagaggaggaggaagaggattgTAGCAGGGATGTAAAAATGGGCGGGGAGGATGATTTACATGGACACGGCGGATTGGAAGAGCACAACATTGAATTATGCCTTGGCCAAGACAATGTGGATACAGATGATTTTAGGCAAGAGCAAGACAACAATGTGGATACAGATGATTTTAGGCAAGAGCAAGACAATGTGGATAGTATGGATGTTAGGCAAGAGCAAGGCATTCTGGATAGAGCTGATATTAGGCAGGACAATGTTGATAGAACTGATGTTGGGCAAGAAAACCTCGAGAAATCTGGTGTCGAGAAGGAGCAAGTTGGGGTTGAGGATGTAatggattttgaagaatgtaagGTGGAAGAGCCTGGCCAATGGTTTTTGGGTGGGCAGGGCAGTGCAAGTGAACCTGTTTTGCAGCGGTGTAATCTTGGTGGAGTTAATTTGGGTTGTGGCGAGGAGGGGAAAAAAGATATGGAGTTTTTTGAAGGAATAGATGAAGAAGGAAACGAAGAGGaactagaagaagaagaggaggaggaggaggaggaggaggagcaggAGGAGGGAGGTTTTCACCTTTCACTTAAGGATAGGCCTTTAGAGGGTTTGGCCTCGGGTAGTCTTATTCATCCAATGGAAGTAGCACATAACCCTCTTAGTTTAGATATGTCAATGGGTGATCAGTTTGCTGGGGAGTTTCTTTCTTCAAGGGACGATAGTCGAATGCAGCCTGGTAGTTCCTCATTTTTTGGAAGTGGTGGTCTTGAGAGAGAGCTTGTCCATGAAAATGATAACTCTCATCATCCTCTCAATGGTAATAAGCGGTTGAGGATGGGTGGCCCTTGGGATGGTAAGGTGTCAGGTGGTGACTTTGATTCGTGCATGGAGCAAATGCAGCACTGGATGGAAAAGGCTAAGATGGTGTATACGCAGAAAGAACAAGTTTGCGAGCAATCGATGGTTGACCAGCGGATGTTACTGGATGAGTTACAGCAAAGGGAGGAGGTGATTGGTCACTTGCAGAGGGCCAAGGCTGAAGAGCAGCAGAAGAGAAAAATGGAGATGTATCGGCTTGAGCGTGAACTCTATGTAATGGGAAAGCTCTTGGATGGCTATAGGAAGGCTTTGAAGgaaacacaaaaagcatttgCTGAATATAGAGCACGTTGTCCACAATCTGATGAGCCACTCTACAGGGATGTTCCTGGGTCAGGTGGTCTTGTTTTGAGCACCATGGAACTGGCGAAGCAACGcctaaagaaagaagaagaggaaaggatGACCCGTCTGCTGCTTGAAAGACAGATTAAGGACTTTGAAGCTGGGTGGGTTAGCAAATTTGAAGCACACCCCAAGAGTGTTGAATTACTGAGTAACAGGTTGCAAGATGTAGAGTTGGAAGTGAAACTTCTGATTGAACGGATTGCAAAACAGAGGATTCCAGAAATACCAGAATCTGCTCCAAATGGAAATGAATGA
- the LOC137739018 gene encoding probable protein S-acyltransferase 19: MVRKHGWQLPAHTFQVGAITVFCLLVVAFYAFFAPFLGGRIWEYVLIGGYSPVALLVFILYVRCTAINPADPGIMSKFGNGVPNGINPNHRLSAKDLPRKFEEATTGHSSPSSVSRSSLGGANSSRKGSVGELAVVNIPEEPTTGNCIGGICCALFVHEDCRQPQEGATENQGGEDALFCTLCNAEVRKFSKHCRSCDKCVDGFDHHCRWLNNCVGHKNYMTFICLMATSLLWLVIEAGVGIAVLVRCFVNKTNMEAEIIDRLGNGFTRPPFATVVAVCTAVSMLACVPLCELFFFHMILIRKGITTYEYVVAMRAMSEAPGGASVDEAFQNYMHSPTGSATTGLSGGSSLGLQYKGAWCTPPRVFVDYQEEVVPHLEPGMVPSTIDPDAAGTTEREQKGPKRPVRISAWKLAKLDSTEAMRAAAKARASSSVLRPLDKPDLELSSSGNMSVRSSLSTDTGANKEMKNDLRLSRNSYAPSQGSRDEYETGTQSVSSFSSPTHVQEAVTLSPLPQAPGVGRFSSATSVPSLVPDRPLTAKATLPNVSMGFDERIMQRGSTADPLQLSAPIMQRGSTTDSMLLSAPPTSLFRDVRRTSVVWDQEAGRYISVPVSASEARNRSSIQTGFSNPNAEASYSRRPVIPPRVPSSSAAKPPAQEVEKLMYTGDSIFFGGPLLSVPVRDTLRNERDLGLREGQERAGLNLPRESRFRRDSTSNQLPVFIPGGFENNSSF; the protein is encoded by the exons ATGGTGAGAAAACATGGATGGCAACTGCCTGCTCACACCTTCCAG GTTGGCGCTATTACTGTATTTTGCTTGTTAGTGGTTGCCTTCTATGCTTTCTTTGCTCCCTTCCTTGGAGGCCGTATCTGGGAATATGTTTTGATTGGTGGTTACTCTCCTGTG GCACTGCTCGTCTTCATTCTTTATGTTCGATGTACTGCAATAAACCCTGCAGATCCTGGAATTATGTCCAAGTTTGGAAATGGAGTTCCAAATGGTATCAATCCAAATCACAGGTTATCAGCAAAAGACTTGCCGAGAAAGTTCGAAGAAGCTACCACAGGCCATTCTTCTCCATCATCAGTTTCCAGAAGTTCTTTGGGTGGAGCTAACTCTAGTAGGAAAGGGTCAGTAGGAGAACTTGCGGTCGTCAATATTCCAGAAGAACCCACAACCGGGAATTGCATTGGAGGAATTTGTTGTGCGTTGTTTGTACACGAAGATTGCCGCCAACCACAGGAAGGGGCAACTGAGAATCAGGGTGGTGAAGATGCTTTGTTCTGCACATTGTGCAATGCTGAG GTCCGCAAGTTCAGCAAACACTGTAGAAGTTGTGATAAATGCGTGGATGGATTTGATCACCACTGTCGG TGGCTTAACAATTGCGTCGGACACAAAAATTACATGACTTTTATATGTTTGATGGCCACCAGTCTTCTTTGG CTTGTTATTGAAGCTGGAGTTGGTATTGCTGTCCTGGTTCGCTGCTTTGTTAATAAGACAAACATGGAGGCAGAAATTATTGATAGACTTGGAAATGGTTTCACACGTCCCCCATTTGCCACAGTTGTG GCTGTATGCACTGCAGTTTCTATGCTGGCATGTGTTCCACTTTGCGAACTGTTCTTCTTCCACATGATACTTATTAGGAAG gGTATTACAACCTATGAGTATGTCGTGGCAATGAGAGCAATGAGTGAGGCACCTGGAGGAGCATCTGTCGATGAGGCTTTCCAAAATTACATGCACTCCCCAACAGGATCGGCTACAACTGGCTTGAGTGGAGGAAGTTCTTTAGGTCTGCAATACAAGGGTGCATGGTGTACCCCTCCCAGAGTATTTGTGGATTATCAG GAGGAAGTTGTACCGCATTTGGAGCCTGGAATGGTCCCATCAACTATTGATCCAGACGCAGCTGGAACTACAGAAAGAGAGCAAAAAGGTCCTAAAAGGCCTGTCCGCATTAGTGCTTGGAAGCTTGCAAAATTGGATTCCACTGAGGCCATGAGAGCAGCAGCCAAGGCCAGGGCATCATCCTCCGTTCTACGACCACTGGATAAGCCTGATCTTGAACTCAGTTCAAGTGGCAATATGAGTGTGCGGAGTAGTTTAAGCACTGATACGGGGGCAAATAAAGAGATGAAGAATGATCTGAGGTTGTCGAGAAATTCCTATGCTCCAAGTCAAGGTAGCCGAGATGAGTATGAAACTGGGACTCAAAGCGTAAGTAGCTTCAGTAGTCCGACCCATGTTCAAGAAGCGGTCACACTTAGCCCTCTGCCACAGGCTCCGGGTGTGGGACGTTTTAGCTCTGCCACTTCAGTCCCCAGCTTAGTTCCTGACCGTCCATTAACTGCCAAGGCAACATTGCCTAATGTCAGCATGGGATTTGATGAAAGGATCATGCAGAGGGGAAGTACAGCTGATCCGTTACAACTTTCAGCTCCAATTATGCAGAGGGGAAGTACTACTGATTCGATGCTGCTTTCAGCTCCACCTACTTCTCTTTTCAGGGATGTCCGAAGGACATCTGTTGTTTGGGACCAAGAAGCAGGGCGATACATCTCAGTTCCTGTGTCGGCTTCTGAAGCTCGAAACCGGTCATCCATACAAACAGGATTTTCAAATCCTAATGCAGAAGCAAGCTATAGTAGAAGACCAGTTATTCCGCCACGGGTGCCTTCATCTTCTGCAGCAAAGCCTCCAGCACAAGAAGTGGAGAAACTGATGTACACAGGGGATTCTATCTTCTTTGGTGGCCCACTTTTGAGTGTACCAGTGAGGGATACTTTGAGAAATGAAAGGGATTTGGGTTTAAGAGAGGGCCAAGAGAGGGCAGGGCTGAACTTGCCTAGGGAATCCAGATTCAGACGTGATTCTACCTCAAACCAGCTTCCTGTTTTTATTCCGGGGGGTTTTGAGAACAACTCTTCTTTTTAG
- the LOC137739779 gene encoding protein FAR-RED ELONGATED HYPOCOTYL 3-like isoform X2, translating to MMFSDSNQLKLNNLTMDIDLRLPSGEHGKEDEEPHEIDNLLEHEEKAHNGDIASENIEDIRDEVRVEDGGDLNSPTPDMVVFKEDTNLEPLFGMEFESHGEAYSFYQEYARSMGFNTAIQNSRRSKTSREFIDAKFACSRYGTKREYDKSYNRPRARQNKQDPENPTGRRSCSKTDCKASMHVKRRPDGKWVIHNFVKEHNHELLPAQAVSEQTRKMYAAMARQFAEYKNVVGLKSDPKNPFDKGRNLALEAGDLKILLEFFMQMQSMNSNFFYAVDLGEDQRLKSLFWVDAKSRHDYIHFSDIVSFDTTYVRNKYKMPLALFVGVNQHYQFVLLGCALVSDESTSTFSWLMQTWLKAMGGQAPKVIITDHDKLIKSVVVEVFPNAYHCFCLWHILGKVSENLGHVIKQHQNFMAEFEKCIHRSSTNEEFEKRWWEILENFDLKEDEWTQLLYEDRKQWVPTYMRDVCLAGMSAGQRSDSVNSFFDKYVHKKTTVQEFLKQYEAILQDRYDEEAKADYDTWNKPPTLRSPSPLEKSVSGLYTHAVFKKIQGEVLGAVACHPKRERQDETGTIFKVQDFEKNEDFIVTWNEMKTEVSCACCLFEYKGYLCRHALIVLQICGLSAIPSQYVLKRWTKDAKSRHLMGEDSDIVLSRVQKFNDLCQRAMKVIEEGTLSQESYSVACRALEEAFGNCVSVNNSSKSLLEAGTSVTHGLLCIEDDNQNRSMSSKTNKKKNPTKKRKVNSEPEVMAVGAQDSLQPMEKLNSRAATLDGYYGAQPNVQGMVQLNLMAPTRDNYYGNQQTIQGLGQLNSIAPSHDGYYSAQQSMHGLMDFFRTPTGYVYGIRDDPNVRTAPLHEDASRHA from the exons ATG ATGTTCTCCGATAGCAACCAGTTAAAACTAAATAACCTCACCATGGACATAGATCTACGGCTACCTTCTGGTGAACATggcaaagaagatgaagagccACATGAAATTGATAACTTATTGGAACATGAAGAAAAAGCACATAATGGAGATATAGCAAGTGAAAACATTGAGGATATTAGAGATGAAGTACGCGTTGAAGATGGTGGGGATTTGAATTCTCCTACACCAGATATGGTAGTGTTTAAAGAGGATACAAATCTTGAGCCGCTTTTTGGTATGGAATTTGAATCACATGGTGAAGCATACTCCTTTTATCAGGAGTATGCTCGGTCTATGGGATTCAACACTGCAATCCAAAATAGCCGCCGTTCAAAGACATCGAGAGAATTTATTGATGCAAAATTTGCTTGTTCTAGATATGGAACCAAGCGCGAGTATGACAAGTCGTATAATAGACCACGTGCCAGACAGAACAAGCAAGATCCAGAAAATCCGACTGGTCGGCGATCATGTTCAAAGACAGACTGCAAAGCTTCGATGCATGTGAAGAGAAGACCAGATGGTAAATGGGTTATACATAATTTTGTGAAGGAGCATAACCATGAGCTTTTACCAGCCCAAGCAGTCAGTGAACAGACAAGAAAAATGTACGCTGCAATGGCCAGACAATTTGCTGAATACAAAAATGTGGTTGGTCTAAAAAGTGATCCCAAAAATCCTTTCGATAAAGGTAGGAATTTGGCATTAGAGGCAGGAGATTTGAAGATTTTGCTTGAGTTTTTCATGCAGATGCAGAGTATGAATTCCAACTTCTTCTATGCTGTAGATCTGGGGGAAGACCAACGGCTGAAAAGTTTGTTTTGGGTTGATGCCAAAAGTAGGCATGACTACATCCATTTCAGTGATATAGTGTCTTTTGATACTACCTACGTTAGGAACAAATATAAGATGCCTCTTGCTTTATTTGTTGGAGTGAATCAACACTATCAGTTTGTGCTGCTAGGATGTGCTTTGGTATCAGATGAAAGTACATCAACTTTTTCTTGGCTAATGCAGACGTGGTTGAAAGCTATGGGTGGACAAGCTCCAAAAGTAATAATCACTGACCATGACAAGTTGATAAAATCAGTTGTTGTGGAGGTCTTTCCAAATGCTTatcattgtttttgtttgtggcATATCTTGGGGAAGGTTTCTGAAAATCTTGGCCATGTGATTAAACAGCATCAAAATTTTATGGCGGAATTTGAAAAGTGTATCCACAGATCATCTACAAATGAAGAGTTTGAAAAAAGATGGTGGGAAATTCTTGAGAATTTTGATCTGAAAGAGGATGAATGGACTCAGTTGTTGTATGAAGATCGAAAACAGTGGGTACCAACATACATGAGGGATGTTTGTTTGGCTGGGATGTCTGCAGGTCAGCGATCTGATAGTGTGAACTCCTTTTTTGACAAGTATGTGCATAAGAAGACCACTGTTCAAGAGTTCCTGAAACAGTATGAAGCAATCCTACAGGATAGGTATGATGAAGAAGCCAAAGCAGATTATGATACATGGAACAAACCGCCTACTTTGAGATCTCCTTCACCTTTGGAGAAGAGCGTCTCAGGGCTGTACACACATGCAGTATTCAAGAAAATTCAAGGTGAGGTTTTAGGTGCAGTTGCTTGTCACCCTAAACGGGAAAGACAAGATGAGACGGGTACCATTTTCAAAGTGCAAGATTTTGAAAAGAATGAAGATTTCATCGTAACATGGAATGAAATGAAGACAGAGGTTTCTTGTGCATGCTGCTTATTTGAATATAAAGGTTATCTTTGTAGACATGCATtgattgttcttcaaatatgtGGCCTTTCTGCAATCCCATCTCAATATGTATTAAAACGTTGGACAAAAGATGCAAAGAGCCGGCATTTGATGGGAGAAGATTCCGACATTGTACTATCCAGGGTGCAAAAGTTTAATGATTTATGTCAACGGGCAATGAAAGTGATCGAGGAAGGAACTCTATCTCAGGAGAGCTACAGTGTTGCATGCCGTGCACTAGAAGAAGCTTTTGGAAATTGTGTGAGTGTAAATAATTCTAGTAAGAGTCTGTTAGAAGCTGGCACATCAGTCACTCATGGCCTGCTTTGCATTGAAGACGATAACCAAAATAGAAGTATGAGcagcaaaacaaacaagaaaaagaatccAACGAAGAAAAGAAAG GTGAACTCTGAGCCGGAGGTTATGGCTGTTGGGGCACAAGACAGCTTGCAACCAATG GAGAAATTGAACTCAAGAGCAGCAACACTTGATGGCTATTATGGTGCCCAACCGAATGTGCAAGGAATG GTACAATTGAATCTAATGGCACCTACACGGGATAACTACTATGGGAATCAACAGACCATTCAGGGGCTT GGACAACTGAACTCTATAGCTCCAAGCCATGATGGTTATTACAGTGCGCAGCAAAGCATGCATGGGCTG ATGGATTTTTTCAGAACACCAACTGGTTACGTTTATGGAATTCGG GATGACCCCAACGTAAGAACCGCTCCATTGCATGAAGATGCATCCAGACATGCTTAA